In Phaeodactylum tricornutum CCAP 1055/1 PHATR_bd_38x36 genomic scaffold, whole genome shotgun sequence, a genomic segment contains:
- a CDS encoding predicted protein: MVPATRQMSSGAAYSHFLDNVFSLPQGHPIRLSFEQQGYNSVDDLLSIFLNELDALGYVPSAIDEIKQGVKRDKTHYPILKDDRYWDNFYRSFVVTAVSHNVEKVLDPSYAPTDASEKSLFEEQKKFVYSALEHTLQTDMGKNLVREHSFDFNAQEVFRKVVKHYTESASAKSGSSNTLAYLTTAKYGTSWTGTAVGFILFWKNHLCIYNDMVPMAEQLPKQLCLSLLENAVHDIPELRQVKITATLDLAKGGTPLNYKGNNLSNSRSVKSKRSAFLTDLSYDQPDFTEDKGIDYDIDLSLAVIYEANAHNRKVSPSGHRNRDPATNQERPYIPCEMWNQLSVDAKAILQGLPAPDKGPTRSGNVSQRALEANTHAKISNDNGEFNRSEPDNQQAEAFHDCDQTTELFAHLTDRVSHMGDGDIRKVLAASRRANGGLAGKVVNKTGRSASITGINEHTLSDLDIVTAAGFVESHKGPIIVIMHQYAYLGKGKTIHSSAQLEHYRNKVEDRSRNVGGQQRIVTLDDYITPLQYSEFESLPHVVLTSNIDWDPSILDNEVDMVNNWYDAMQDLPGNTYVEPRFDNTGQYLHRHCVLQSRWRGRY, encoded by the exons ATGGTACCGGCCACCAGGCAAATGTCTAGCGGAGCTGCTTActcgcattttttggataatGTATTTTCACTTCCTCAAGGGCACCCAATCCGACTTAGtttcgaacaacaagggTATAATTCTGTTGATGATCTCCTCAGTATTTTTTTGAATGAACTAGATGCCCTTGGATACGTGCCTTCAGCAA TCGACGAAATCAAGCAAGGAGTCAAGCGTGACAAGACACACTATCCCATCCTTAAGGACGACCGATACTGGGACAATTTCTACCGGTCTTTCGTGGTCACCGCAGTATCCCATAACGTCGAAAAGGTACTTGACCCATCGTATGCACCGACAGACGCCTCAGAGAAGTCTCTCTTTGAGGAACAGAAGAAATTTGTGTACTCTGCTTTGGAACATACACTTCAGACTGATATGGGGAAAAACCTTGTTCGCGAACATAGTTTTGACTTCAATGCTcaagaagttttccgtaaggTTGTCAAGCACTACACAGAGTCTGCCAGTGCCAAGAGTGGGTCCTCCAACACTTTGGCCTACCTCACTACGGCAAAATATGGCACATCCTGGACAGGAACGGCGGTAGGGTTCATCCTTTTCTGGAAGAACCATCTTTGCATCTACAATGATATGGTCCCTATGGCAGAGCAGTTGCCTAAACAGCTTTGCCTCAGTTTGCTTGAAAACGCTGTACACGACATCCCTGAACTCCGCCAGGTCAAGATCACCGCTACTTTAGACTTAGCTAAAGGAGGCACTCCTCTCAACTACAAAG ggaacaacctttccaattctcgtaGTGTCAAGAGCAAGCGTAGCGCCTTTCTGACCGACCTCTCGTATGATCAACCGGACTTCACCGAAGACAAAGGAATTGACTATGATATTGATCTCTCTCTTGCAGTGATCTATGAGGCCAACGCTCACAACCGCAAAGTCAGTCCATCTGGCCACCGTAATCGCGATCCGGCAACCAATCAAGAGCGTCCGTATATCCCTTGCGAGATGTGGAATCAGCTTTCAGTTgatgccaaagccattctccaAGGCCTGCCCGCACCCGACAAGGGCCCTACTCGATCCGGCAATGTCTCGCAACGTGCGTTGGAAGCGAATACCCACGCCAAGATATCGAACGATAATGGCGAGTTCAACCGTAGCGAACCAGACAACCAGCAAGCTGAAGCATTCCATGACTGTGATCAAACGACGGAGCTCTTTGCACACTTGACTGACCGTGTGAGTCACATGGGAGACGGCGATATCCGAAAAGTTCTTGCTGCATCCCGCC GTGCCAACGGTGGACTTGCTGGCAAAGTTGTGAACAAAACAGGACGGTCTGCTAGTATAACGGGTATCAACGAGCATACCCTGTCAGATTTGGATATTGTCACTGCCGCTGGGTTTGTCGAGTCTCACAAAGGCCCTATCATTGTGATTATGCACCAATACGCCTATCTTGGCAAGGGAAAGACAATCCACTCCAGTGCCCAACTTGAGCATTACCGAAACAAAGTCGAAGACCGGTCTCGCAATGTTGGAGGACAACAGCGGATTGTTACCTTGGATGATTATATCACTCCTCTTCAAT ATAGCGAGTTCGAATCTCTTCCGCATGTTGTGTTGACTTCCAATATTGACTGGGACCCTTCTATTCTAGACAATGAAGTTGACATGGTGAACAACTGGTATGATGCAATGCAAGATCTTCCTGGCAATACCTATGTTGAACCACGCTTTGACAACACAGGCCAATACCTCCACCGCCATTGCGTACTACAATCTCGATGGCGAGGACGCTATTGA